TTGTCTACAGGCATTTCCATTACCTTAGCAACTTCTTCTGGTTGAGGTTCTCTTCCAAGCTCTTGAAGCAGTTGTCTTGAAACTCTAATAAGCTTATTAATTGTTTCAACCATATGCACAGGTATTCTAATAGTTCTAGCTTGATCTGCTATAGCTCTAGTTATAGCCTGCCTTATCCACCAAGTGGCATAGGTACTAAACTTGAACCCCTTTCTGTAATCAAACTTTTCTACTGCTTTTATAAGTCCCAGGTTTCCTTCTTGAATTAAATCGAGGAAAAGCATACCTCTTCCGACATATCTTTTAGCGATACTTACTACGAGTCTTAGGTTCGCCTCTGCAAGTTTCTTTTTAGCAACCTGATCTCCGTTTTCTATTCTAAGAGCCAGTTCTATTTCATTTTCTGGCGATAATAGAGGTACTTTACCAATCTCTTTAAGATACATTCTAACCGGGTCATCAATAGCTATGCCTTCTGGAACCGATAAGTCCAAGTCTTCTTCTGCAACTTCAGCCTCCTGCATATCACCTATAACATCAATACCCATGTTTTCAAGAACTTCATATATTTTCTCTATTTGTTCTGGATTTAAATCTATTTCTTCTAGTTCATCCATAATTTCTTTATAGGTTAAAGTGCCGCTTTTCTTACCTTTCTCAATAAGCCTTTTAACCAACTGCATCTTTGCGCCCTTATCCTTCATAATATTGCCTCCTTCCAAAACCCTTACAATCTAGTTATTTCTTGTTCAATGTTCATAAGTTGCTGTGTTAATTTCAACGAATCCTGCATCTCTCCTCTTGACTCATGCTGCTTAATTCTTCTTAATATATCTTTTTTAGTTTCTTCCAGTTTAAATTTTTTTATTTCTTTAATACAATCTTCTATAAATTTTATATAATCCCCGTTCTCATTTAGCAAATCGAGCTCAATTATATCGAGCCATTCTTTTGAACTATCCACATCATCACACTTTAATTCAATATGCTTTTTTCTTTGATTAACATCACTATCAATGTTTTCAGATATAAGCTTAAAAATTTTCTTGTGACTCTCCAGTGTGAAAATATTTTCGTTATAATGTTCATTAAAATATTCCCAAGTTTCTCTTTGCTCATGTATAAGCCTTAAAATATTTCTTTCTGCCTTAAGATATATAGGGTCTACATATAATTTTTGTCCAAAATTTTCCACTATATTCAAATTGTCAGTTTTATTTACATTTTTTTGTATTTCTCCCCTGATTAAGTCATATATTGCCTCTTCTTTTATATCTGTTTCTTCAGATATCCTTTTTATGTAAACATCCTTTTGAAGAGGATTAAGGTCTGAAACAATCAATGCAGCATTTTTAGCATATTCTGCCTTCATTTCAGGTCTACTAAAGTCTATGACGTCTCTAACCTTCTTTATTCTATAATCTATGAGAGGAAGTGCCTCATTAACAAGTTTTAAGAAAGCCTCTCTTCCATTGCTCTTAATAAATTCGTCGGGATCCTTGCCTTGCGGAACAGTAAGCACTTTAATATCAAATCCTTCTGCTCTTAATATTTCCAGCCCTCTTAATGTAGCATTCTGACCCGCTAAATCAGCATCGTAAGATATTATTATTTTATCAGCATATCTTTTTAAAAGTTTTGCCTGATTTGGTGTCAACGCTGTTCCAAGAGAAGCCACTACATTAGTTATACCAAATTGATGCAATGATATGCAGTCCATATACCCTTCAACTATTATAAGCATTCTTTCCTTGAGATTTTTTATTGCAAAATTTAATCCATAAAGATTGGTTCCCTTTTTGAACACTGGAGTTTCAGGAGAATTTAAATACTTCGGCTTAGCATCATCTAAAACTCTCCCGCCAAAACCTATAACCTTCCCCCTAAAATCAAATACAGGAAATATAACTCTATTCCTAAATCTATCATAGTATGTAGCTTTGACATTTTCCTTTTGACTTTTTATTATAAGACCTGCATTAAGCATATCTAATTCAGAGTATCCCTTTGATTTTAAATAGTTCATAAGTTCATTCCAGCTTTTGGGCGCAAACCCTAACCCAAAACTATTTATAGTTCTTTCTAATATGCCTCTTCCTGTAAAGTAAGACATAGCAGCTTTATTTACTCGCAGCTTAGAAAAAAAGAATCTAGCCGCTTCAGTATTTATCTTATAAAGTTTTTCATTTGCATCCCTTTGTCTAATTGTGTTTGCATTATTAGTTTCAATTTGTATATTGGCTCTTTCACCAAGATATTTAACAGCTTCAAAAAAGTCCATATTTTTGGTTTTCATAACGAAGGTTATTACATTTCCACCTTCACCACAGCCAAAACACTTATATATCTGCCTTTCGGGTGTTACCGTAAAGGATGGAGATTTTTCACTGTGAAAAGGACATAAGCCTGTATAATAACGTCCCGCTCTCTTTAATTTAACTTTTTCTGAAACTATCTCCACTATATCATTGCTATCTTTTATTTTTTGGATGATTTCATCTGGAATATTCAAGGAAATCCTCCTACTCAAAATATTTTTCCGACAAGATAAATTATATTCGACAAAAATAACTATATTCCTTCTAAAAATAATTTTTTTTTATTTTTTCTTTAATATTTATATTCTGTAAAGAAAACTAAAATCCTTCCTATTCAGACAAATATTATTTTACCCAATTAACAGGAAAAATTATTCCTTTTATTTTTTATAAATTACAAAGTTTGGTATATGATTGTTAATTATGTTTTAACAATCTTGTCTATAAATAATAATTCTATATTATTATAAAAATCCCTTTTTTTATTTATTATGTATATTATAAAAACTTTTTTAATATCATATATTGATATCGCTATTAAGGAGTGTTATTATGCCTGAGCAGGCAACGTCATATAATTTAAACTTATTATCTGAGGAAAATGTAAAAAATAATGTATTGCCTTATTATGGATTAGAAAGTTCTGAAATCACTCAGATAAAATTCAAGGATACAGATAAGCAAAGGGCTGTTTACAAAGTAAGTTCACCGGATAAATCTTATTGTTTAAAGAAAATATATTTCTCACTTGAAGATTTACTTTTTGTATATTCAGCTGTGGAATGGCTCTATAGAAATGGGATTAAAGTTCCAAGAATACTTCCAACCAAAAGTAGAAGTAGATTTGTAAATTACTCAAATATGCTGTTTATTCTTACTCCTTGGATTGATGGTGAAAAATGCAGCTATGATAATAATGATCATGTTCTAGCTTCAAGCGTAAATTTATCAAAGTTACATAGCTGTACAAGAAACTTTAAACCAATAGATGGAAGCAGTGATAGGACAGGCTTTGAGGATCAATATTTGTCCTTGCAAAAACATTTTCAGCAAATGCTGCTTTGTTCAAATTTAGCCTTTAAACATGGAGACAAGTTTTCTAAGTTATTTCTTCAATATTTCGATACAAATATTTTATTAGCACAAACTGCAGTAAACATTGCGGCTACAATAAACAATAATAACTTGAATAAATGTCTCTGCCACCTTGATTACGTAAACAAAAATATAATTTTTGATGCTAATAAGGATATATGGCTTATTGATTTTGACAAATGTAAATTAGATTATAGAGTTCATGATATCTCCTATTTCCTGAGAAGGTTATTAAAGAGAGATAATACAAGGTGGGATCTAGAATTGACCTTAAACACCTTAGACCTATACGAAAGAACTTATCCCCTTAATCTAGATGAATATAAGTCTATACTTGTGTATTTAGCTTTTCCACAGAAATTCTGGAAAATATCTAGAGATTATTACAATAACATTTCAAAGTGTAATAAAAATTCGTTTATTACACTACTAAGTAAGACCTGTGCTAAATCAGATTATCAGCTTCAATTTATTTATGGATTTACAGAATATATAGAGAAAAAGTTTAATACAAAACTTGTTTAACAATTTACTCAAATAAAAATCACCAGATTGCTCTGGTGATTTTTTATATTAGATTATTTCTTTCTTGGATTCTTAACTTCAGCATGAGCAGCAGCAAGTCTAGCTACTGGAACTCTGAATGGTGAACAAGATACATAGTTTAATCCTACATTGTGGCAGAATTCAACTGATGATGGGTCTCCACCATGCTCTCCGCATATACCAAGCTTAATGTTTGGTCTAGTAGCTTTTCCTTTTTCAGCAGCCATTTGTACAAGCTGACCAACACCAGTTTGATCTAGTTTTGCAAATGGATCAAACTCGTATATCTTCTTGTCATAGTAGTGCTTTAAGAAGTTACCAGCATCGTCTCTTGAGAATCCAAATGTCATTTGAGTTAAGTCATTTGTTCCAAATGAGAAGAATTCAGCTTCTTTAGCTATTTCATCAGCAGTTAAAGCTGCTCTTGGTATTTCTATCATTGTTCCAACCATGTACTTAAGGTCAACGCCCTTTTCCTTGATGATAGCATCTGCAGTTCTTGTAACTACATCTTTAACATATTTTAATTCTCTTATTTCTCCAACAAGAGGAATCATTATTTCTGGGACTATATCGTAGCCTTTTCTTGCCTTAACGTCTATAGCAGCTTCTATAACAGCTCTTGTTTGCATCTCAGCTATTTCTGGGTAGGAAACTGCTAATCTACATCCTCTATGTCCCATCATTGGATTGAATTCATGTAGTGATTCTACAGTTGCTTTTAACTCTTCAAAAGTTAATCCCATCTCAGTAGCTAATGCTTTTATATCCTCATCTTCATGAGGTAAGAACTCGTGTAGTGGTGGATCTAGGAATCTTATAGTAACTGGTCTGTATTCCATAGCTTCGTAGATTCCTACAAAGTCTTCTCTTTGCATTGGAAGTAATTTTTCAAGAGCTTTTCTTCTTTCAGCTTCGTTCTTAGCAACTATCATTTCTCTCATAGCAGCTATTCTGTTTTCATCGAAGAACATATGCTCAGTTCTAGTAAGACCTATACCTTCAGCTCCAAATTTAACAGCTTGAGCTGCATCTCTTGGAGTATCAGCATTAGTTCTAACCTTAAGTGTTCTTATTTCATCAGCCCAAGCCATGAAAGTTCCGAAGTAACCAGAAATTTCTGGTTCTACAGTCTTTATTGCTTGACCGTATACATTACCTGTGCTTCCATCTATTGATAAATAGTCGTTTTGACCTAATACTAAACCATTTACTTCAACAGTTTTAGCTTCTTCATTAACTTTTAAATCTCCGCAGCCAGCTACGCAGCAAGTTCCCATTCCTCTAGCAACAACTGCAGCGTGAGAAGTCATTCCACCTCTTACAGTTAATATGCCTTCAGCAGCTACCATACCTTCAATATCTTCTGGTGAAGTTTCAAGTCTAACAAGAACTACCTTTTCACCCTTTTCAGCTCTTTCCTTAGCTTCTTCTGCAGTAAATGTTATTTTACCACAAGCAGCTCCTGGAGAAGCTGGAAGACCTTTAGCTATAACCTTAGCAGCTTTCATATCAGCAGCATCAAATGCTGGGTGAAGCAAGCTGTCTAGTTGTTTTGGATCAACCTTAAGAATAGCTTCTTCTTTTGTACACATTCCTTCTTCAACTAAGTCAACAGCAATCTTAAGAGCAGCTTGAGCTGTTCTCTTACCGTTTCTTGTTTGTAGGAAGTATAGCTTACCATCTTCTATAGTGAATTCCATGTCTTGCATGTCTCTATAGTGGTTTTCTAATGTGTGTACTATATCCATAAATTGCTTGTATACTTCTGGATTTCTTTGTTCAAGTGTTGATATGTCTTCTGGAGTTCTTATACCAGCAACAACGTCTTCTCCTTGAGCATTCATTAAGTATTCAGCATATATTTTCTTTTCTCCAGTAGATGGGTTTCTTGAGAAAGCAACTCCTGTACCTGAAGTTTCTCCCTTGTTTCCAAATACCATTGCTTGAACGTTAACAGCTGTTCCCCAGCTTGAAGGTATATCGTTCATTCTTCTATAAACAATAGCTCTTGGGTTATCCCATGATCTAAATACAGCTGTAATGGATTCAATTAATTGAAGTTTTGGATCTGAAGGGAATTCTTCACCCTTAGCTTCTTTATAAAAAGCTTTGAACTTTTTAACAACTTCTTTCAAATCATTAGCATCAAGCTCAGTATCAAGCTTAACTCCCTTAGCTTCTTTAACTTCATCTAATATATTTTCGAAGTTTCTCTTTTCAACTTCCATAACAACATCGGCAAACATTTGGATGAATCTTCTATAGGAGTCATAAGCAAATCTTGGGTTGTTTGTTAGTTTTGCCATAGCTTCTACTGTATCATCATTTAATCCAAGGTTAAGTATAGTATCCATCATACCAGGCATTGAAGCTCTAGCTCCAGATCTTACTGATACAAGAAGTGGATTTTCTACACTTCCAAATTTCTTTCCAGATATCTCTTCAAGCTTAGCCATAGTTTCATGAATTTCGTCGATTATTTCTTGAGCTATAACCTTTCCGTCTTCATAATACTTATTGCAAGCCTCTGTAGTTACAGTAAATCCTTGTGGAACTGGAATTCCTAAGCTAGTCATTTCTGCTAGGTTAGCACCTTTTCCACCAAGGAGTTCTTTCATTTTACCACTACCTTCGCTAAAAAGGTAAACATACTTTTTTTGCATGTATGTAACACTCCTTTGTAAAATATTTATATACTAACGGGTTAATGTATCCCGATTAGATCGTGATTTAGTTATTCTCACCTAATTTAACAAATAACTTTGTGATATTAGTTTTTGATATCTTCCCGACTATTTTTAAATTTTCCTTTAGTCCGTCAAAACTTCTTTCAACAACAGGAAGACTATCAACCTCATGCTCCATAATCCTTTGAGCAGCTAGATAAGCAGTATCTTCTTTTTCGACAAAAATTATGTTTGGCATTCTGGTCATTATAACACCAACAGGAACCTTGTGCATATCAGTTCCACCCATAGCTATCTTTAGAAAATCTTTTCTCGAAACAGCCCCAACCAATATTTCATTATTTTGTATAAATAATGTTCCAACATCATTTAAGAAAAGATGAACAATGGCATCATAGACTGTCATATTTTCATCTACTACTATAGGCTTTGACATTACATCGCTTACTTTGATGTTTCTTATGTAATCATACACTAAACTATAAGAAGGTTTCTTAGAATATATATATCCAACTTTAGGTCGGGCTTCAAGTATGCCTGTCATAGTTAGTATTGCTAAATCAGGTCTTAGAGCTGCTCTAGTAACATTCAACTTTTCTGCTAAGGCTTCGCTTGTTACAGGTCCATTTTCCTTAACTAACCTTATTATTTCTTCTTGTCTTAGCGTAAGCTTAATGCTGTTCACCCTCTTTCCCTTTATTACACCGATATTATAGCATGATAAACAAATAAATAATACATTACTCCAGTTATTTTTACTCCGAATTCATAAAATATTCCTATAATAATATATATTTCTTCAGATTGCGCTTTTTTTCTTTATAATTTAATTATTGTTATAATGGATAAAATTTATCATACTTATGATATTTTACCTAAGTTTTGAAATAATTTCAATAATAATTTTTATAGTTAACATTTAATTATCAACAAAATAATGCATAACATAAGCCAGCAATCAATTAAATTGCTGGCTGTAATTTATTTTGTAT
The genomic region above belongs to Clostridium swellfunianum and contains:
- a CDS encoding HTH domain-containing protein → MNSIKLTLRQEEIIRLVKENGPVTSEALAEKLNVTRAALRPDLAILTMTGILEARPKVGYIYSKKPSYSLVYDYIRNIKVSDVMSKPIVVDENMTVYDAIVHLFLNDVGTLFIQNNEILVGAVSRKDFLKIAMGGTDMHKVPVGVIMTRMPNIIFVEKEDTAYLAAQRIMEHEVDSLPVVERSFDGLKENLKIVGKISKTNITKLFVKLGENN
- the rpoD gene encoding RNA polymerase sigma factor RpoD, with product MKDKGAKMQLVKRLIEKGKKSGTLTYKEIMDELEEIDLNPEQIEKIYEVLENMGIDVIGDMQEAEVAEEDLDLSVPEGIAIDDPVRMYLKEIGKVPLLSPENEIELALRIENGDQVAKKKLAEANLRLVVSIAKRYVGRGMLFLDLIQEGNLGLIKAVEKFDYRKGFKFSTYATWWIRQAITRAIADQARTIRIPVHMVETINKLIRVSRQLLQELGREPQPEEVAKVMEMPVDKVREIMKIAQEPVSLETPIGEEEDSHLGDFIPDDDAPAPAEAAAFTMLKEQLINVLDTLTPREEKVLRLRFGLDDGRARTLEEVGKEFNVTRERIRQIEAKALRKLRHPSRSKKLKDYLD
- the ppdK gene encoding pyruvate, phosphate dikinase; this encodes MQKKYVYLFSEGSGKMKELLGGKGANLAEMTSLGIPVPQGFTVTTEACNKYYEDGKVIAQEIIDEIHETMAKLEEISGKKFGSVENPLLVSVRSGARASMPGMMDTILNLGLNDDTVEAMAKLTNNPRFAYDSYRRFIQMFADVVMEVEKRNFENILDEVKEAKGVKLDTELDANDLKEVVKKFKAFYKEAKGEEFPSDPKLQLIESITAVFRSWDNPRAIVYRRMNDIPSSWGTAVNVQAMVFGNKGETSGTGVAFSRNPSTGEKKIYAEYLMNAQGEDVVAGIRTPEDISTLEQRNPEVYKQFMDIVHTLENHYRDMQDMEFTIEDGKLYFLQTRNGKRTAQAALKIAVDLVEEGMCTKEEAILKVDPKQLDSLLHPAFDAADMKAAKVIAKGLPASPGAACGKITFTAEEAKERAEKGEKVVLVRLETSPEDIEGMVAAEGILTVRGGMTSHAAVVARGMGTCCVAGCGDLKVNEEAKTVEVNGLVLGQNDYLSIDGSTGNVYGQAIKTVEPEISGYFGTFMAWADEIRTLKVRTNADTPRDAAQAVKFGAEGIGLTRTEHMFFDENRIAAMREMIVAKNEAERRKALEKLLPMQREDFVGIYEAMEYRPVTIRFLDPPLHEFLPHEDEDIKALATEMGLTFEELKATVESLHEFNPMMGHRGCRLAVSYPEIAEMQTRAVIEAAIDVKARKGYDIVPEIMIPLVGEIRELKYVKDVVTRTADAIIKEKGVDLKYMVGTMIEIPRAALTADEIAKEAEFFSFGTNDLTQMTFGFSRDDAGNFLKHYYDKKIYEFDPFAKLDQTGVGQLVQMAAEKGKATRPNIKLGICGEHGGDPSSVEFCHNVGLNYVSCSPFRVPVARLAAAHAEVKNPRKK
- a CDS encoding CotS family spore coat protein, with protein sequence MPEQATSYNLNLLSEENVKNNVLPYYGLESSEITQIKFKDTDKQRAVYKVSSPDKSYCLKKIYFSLEDLLFVYSAVEWLYRNGIKVPRILPTKSRSRFVNYSNMLFILTPWIDGEKCSYDNNDHVLASSVNLSKLHSCTRNFKPIDGSSDRTGFEDQYLSLQKHFQQMLLCSNLAFKHGDKFSKLFLQYFDTNILLAQTAVNIAATINNNNLNKCLCHLDYVNKNIIFDANKDIWLIDFDKCKLDYRVHDISYFLRRLLKRDNTRWDLELTLNTLDLYERTYPLNLDEYKSILVYLAFPQKFWKISRDYYNNISKCNKNSFITLLSKTCAKSDYQLQFIYGFTEYIEKKFNTKLV
- the dnaG gene encoding DNA primase codes for the protein MNIPDEIIQKIKDSNDIVEIVSEKVKLKRAGRYYTGLCPFHSEKSPSFTVTPERQIYKCFGCGEGGNVITFVMKTKNMDFFEAVKYLGERANIQIETNNANTIRQRDANEKLYKINTEAARFFFSKLRVNKAAMSYFTGRGILERTINSFGLGFAPKSWNELMNYLKSKGYSELDMLNAGLIIKSQKENVKATYYDRFRNRVIFPVFDFRGKVIGFGGRVLDDAKPKYLNSPETPVFKKGTNLYGLNFAIKNLKERMLIIVEGYMDCISLHQFGITNVVASLGTALTPNQAKLLKRYADKIIISYDADLAGQNATLRGLEILRAEGFDIKVLTVPQGKDPDEFIKSNGREAFLKLVNEALPLIDYRIKKVRDVIDFSRPEMKAEYAKNAALIVSDLNPLQKDVYIKRISEETDIKEEAIYDLIRGEIQKNVNKTDNLNIVENFGQKLYVDPIYLKAERNILRLIHEQRETWEYFNEHYNENIFTLESHKKIFKLISENIDSDVNQRKKHIELKCDDVDSSKEWLDIIELDLLNENGDYIKFIEDCIKEIKKFKLEETKKDILRRIKQHESRGEMQDSLKLTQQLMNIEQEITRL